DNA from Verrucomicrobiia bacterium:
TTCGCAGAACGGAATGTGAAAATAGAGCGACAGACCGCGTTCGGTCTCGTTGTTGGCCGAGATGCGGTCGCGCAGCGCCTCCCACGTCACGGCCTCCGTGAATTTGGTGGCGGGCGGATACGACGTGTAGCGCGGGCCGGGCTGGTTGTATTTCTCAACCAGGGCAAGATCAACTTTGAGCGTGCTCATGCGAAACGACTTTAACCACGGACGGCGGCGGATGCACCCCGATTTGCGGCGCGAGGCTCAACCACCATGCACCGTGTCCACGACGGCCTGGATGCATTCCAGCTTCGACTCGGGGGTGACGCCGTGGCCAAGGTTGAAAATGTGGCCGGGCCGGCCCTTCAGGTCCGCCAAAATGCGCCGGGTTTCCGCGGCCGCGGCTTCGGGCGAGGTGCTGAGCAGGAACGGGTCGAGGTTGCCCTGCACGGCCACGTTCTTCGGCAGCCGCGCCGCCACGTCGGCGAGGCGCACGCCCCAATCCACGCCCAGCACATCCGCGCCGGTGCCCACCAGGTCGTCCCAGTTCCCGTGCGCCCCCTTGGAAAACACAATGACCGGCGTGTGGCCCTTGAGGCCGCTGATGATCTGCTGCATCCAACGCCCGGACGCTTCGGGAAAGGCGCTGGAACTCAGGCTGCCGCCGAGCGTGTCGAAGATTTGGATGGCATCCACGCCCGTATCAATCTGCATCTGCAAATAACGGGTGCAGGCTTCGGTGAGTTTTTCGCAGAGGCGGTTGAACAGCTTCGGTTCGCGGTAAAACATCGCCTTGGCGCCGGAAAATTCCTTCGCGCTGCCACCTTCGACCATGAAGTTGGCCAGCGTCCACGGCGAGCCCGCAAAGCCAAGCAACGCCGTCTTGGTGCCGAGCTGGGCGCGGATCAGCTTGAGCGCCTCGGCCACGTAGTGCAGCCGGTCCACCACGGCGTTCACGTCGAGCTTTTCCACGTCGGCCGCGGTGCGGACGGCGAAGTCCATGCCGATGCCGCCGGCTTCGCGAAACTGGTAGCCCTGGCCCAGGCCCTCGCAAACGACGAGGATGTCGCTGAACAGAATCGCCGCGTCGAAGCCGAAGCGGCGGATGGGTTGCAGCGTGACTTCGGCGGCGAGTTCGGGCGTCTGGACCAGTTGCAGGAACGTGAACTTCTCCTTCAACGTCCGGTATTCCGGCAGGGCGCGGCCGGCCTGGCGCATGAGCCACAGCGGCGGACGCGGGACCGGTTCACAACGAACGGCGGCGAGGAAGAGGTTTCGGCTGTTCATGGTTTCGGCGGAGCCGGACCGCGGTTGATCAGACTGCCGACCCTGCGCGGAACTGCGCTCCGGGAGATTGCTTGTCGAATACATCACGTTTAACGCCAACCTGCGAGCTTCGCTACGACTTAGGCCACGCACGAAAACGTCGCGTTCACGTGTCATTCAGCATAAGGCCGAAACCGGGCAAAACTATACCGTTCTTGCCGGTTAATGCACATATTTTGTGAAGCCGGGCCGCCGCGCCTACGCCACGATCCGCACGGCGTCCTGCGTGCCAAAGGCGTTCGGCACGTGGAGCGGACAGACGGGGTCATCGCGCCATTCGCCATCCACAAGGAAGCGGTAATGATAGGTGCCCGGGGGCAGCGGCACGGAAACCTTCCAGCGCCCGCGTGGGCTGCGTTTGAGGGGAATCGGGTGCGCCAGCCAGCCGGTGAAGTCGCCCGCCAACAGGACGGACTGCGCCGCCGGAGCGTCCAGCGCGAATTCCCGCTTGGGAATGACGGTCGTCGTTGCCATAAACCACGGTTTTCCGGACTTATCCTACGCCCGACGACGCGAACGCGCCACCCGTCCGGCTCAGAAACGGTATTGCATGCTGGCGTAGATGAGATGCGCCTCGCTGTCGTCGTGGCCGCCGCTCAGTTGGTCGGTGTAACGGAAGTAACCGTATTTCAAATTCGCCCGCACGTGCGGCGTGAGCCGGCGCGAAATCATGGCCGTGGTGCCGTGTTCCTCCGCGCCCGCGCCGAGCGGCACGCCGACGACGGAATTGTCCTGATAATCGTCGGCGCGGTAATAGAAATATCCCAGGTTCAAATCCGTCTTGTCGTCCAGCACCAGCGTCGAGTTGAAATTGACGGTCCAGTAATTGTTCTGCGCGTCCAGCACCGCCTGCGTGTAGTCCGACACCGGCGTGTGCGTCGTGCTGAGGACGTAGTTGAAGCCGGCCTGCAACGACAGCCGCGACCACGGCGTCCACGTGGCATTTTGCGCGATGATGTGGCTGTTCAGTTCCGAGGATTCCGTTTCACCCAGGCCGGAAACGGCGTCGGGCTTCGTGTGCACCGTCGAGAGCT
Protein-coding regions in this window:
- a CDS encoding isoamylase early set domain-containing protein — translated: MATTTVIPKREFALDAPAAQSVLLAGDFTGWLAHPIPLKRSPRGRWKVSVPLPPGTYHYRFLVDGEWRDDPVCPLHVPNAFGTQDAVRIVA
- the hemE gene encoding uroporphyrinogen decarboxylase is translated as MNSRNLFLAAVRCEPVPRPPLWLMRQAGRALPEYRTLKEKFTFLQLVQTPELAAEVTLQPIRRFGFDAAILFSDILVVCEGLGQGYQFREAGGIGMDFAVRTAADVEKLDVNAVVDRLHYVAEALKLIRAQLGTKTALLGFAGSPWTLANFMVEGGSAKEFSGAKAMFYREPKLFNRLCEKLTEACTRYLQMQIDTGVDAIQIFDTLGGSLSSSAFPEASGRWMQQIISGLKGHTPVIVFSKGAHGNWDDLVGTGADVLGVDWGVRLADVAARLPKNVAVQGNLDPFLLSTSPEAAAAETRRILADLKGRPGHIFNLGHGVTPESKLECIQAVVDTVHGG